The nucleotide sequence gtgagCAGTGTCAatcctaaaataaaaatatgcattCTATATATGCGTGTAGATAAAATTATGTAACGTAGATGGTCGGTTGGTAGCACTGATTGATGTTTGATagttgactttgaaaatattatttgaacttAAAAGTTTGCTTGAGTAAAAAAACTCATCCATAAGCGGGATGTTCGGTGAAGAACTTCAATTTACATCACCAGAAGTGCGGAACGTGGCTTCTACCGCCATAAATAATTTACTACCTGTTGAATCAAACAACAATTGTGacaaagaatatgaaaaattaattgatttatagGCAATTGCTTTTTTGATGCGACGAGTAAAAGTTATACATGCTCAACTATGCCAAAGGATTATTCCatgtaaaattcattattcGTCAAAATATTATGACTTGTCCAGCTGCTAGAATGAAACTGTTATTCAGGGTCACTAACCTACTatagaaaattaccaaaaatcgttTAAGCATGGAATCAATTCTTGTGCGTGCGAGAATAATGTTATTCTAATACCAAAACAGTGACATAAAACTCTGCCTATTATTGCGTTGGGTAGACTGAGTAGCCCAGTGCTTTCATaaccggtcccaagcccggatagAAGAGGGGGGTTCCAAGTGAGGCCAGCGACTTGCTTGGGCAAAAATTAAAGTGCTCCTAGAATCAATGGCATAGCCTCGGAGTTGACCGGATCCAATGATAACGACCTAGCGGTTAGCATACATTAGACATATGAGCCCTATCCGAGACCAAAAAGAAGGGCAAAGGAAACAGCAAATATGGGAAGTCCATACTGATATAAAGTGGCATCCGGAGCATCCGGAGGCCTACTGCTACATGAGAAATCGATTCAACGAGGAGACAATAGATGAAAGTGGtggaaaaaatacaacaaatggTGACTAAACTGAAAAACAGAAAAGCTTAAGGTATTGACGAAATATTAAACTGGATGATCAAGTATGGAGGTACCACGTTATACGAAAAACTACggactattttcaataaaatacttgaCACCAAGAGTATACAATCAGAATGGAAAGAAAGTGTTTTgattccaatttttaaaaaaggtttctttttaccaaatttttagCGGAAGAAGTGATGTCATCTGGTATATCTGAGGAACAGCAGAGATTCAGAAAGAACAGGTCTGCTATAGATGATCATTTTGTGACTCGCCAAATTATGGAAAAGGCTATAGAGTTCAATAAGACAGCCTATATGTGCTTCATAGTTCTCACCCAAGCATTTGATAGGGTACGATTGAGGGATGTAACAAATCTACTGAAGAGAAGGAAGATTCACCtgaacataataaaaataatcgaaaaccTGAACACTGAAACTGAGCAGTAGAATACCTGTGACGGCCGGGATCAGATAAAGAGACAACCTCAGCCCGATCTTGCTCAGCATCATAATGGATGAGATTATAAACGAGGTAAAGCAATCTGGAAAAGGATATCGGAtgggaaacaaataaataaaaatagtatgttaTATTGAAGACGCAGTGATCATCTCAGAGGACGAAGATAATTTACAAAGGCTAGGTTTCAACAAATAGCGAAAACTTGTAACATGCAAATATCCCTgaagaaaaccaaatcttttacagtatccgagaagatgtaaactcgCAATATACAatcagagtgtagaacaagtgatgtcattcaaatatctaggagcgaatataacaagtaatagaaatctaaagaatgaATTAACAACTCAAACAACAATGGCATCATTATGACTACCAGGAGCAAAGTCAGAATATACCTGCGTGAAAcaagagaaataatgaaataagggAGATTTAtgacatccaggatgtagtgagatgggcGAGAAATCGGCGAGGGAATGGAGGGGAATGGAGagggaatggagagaccacgtggGCAGAATATCAGATGACAGGTTGGCAAAGATagcaaaagaagaaaaatcgaATACATCCCTACAAGATGGTATTAAAGCTgatcttcatcatcccagctgcagctagaCAACCATTGATGTATATACAGGACGTCAAATATTGGAGGACAACACAATAGATTGCCTTGAAAAATTTGcagaattaaaaatagaaaaagaaaaaagctttattttatgaaataatcaataaaaaaaacgaattgtGATTAGCTAGTTAAGTAAGTTTTTAGATCGCGGAAAATAAAGTGTAACACAATAAGGCTCACGCCTCTCAATAAACCACGACCATTCTAGATCAAGGATTCTCTTACTAaactaacccaacctaacctgaTAAGTTTTCTCCACTTGAAAATGCTTTCAAAACAATTGTAAGAACATGAGATCTATTTATATATAGGAAGAAATTCAAGTGTAAACTACCACTTTTGTGATGTATAGAGAAATTATCTCAACCAAGTAAAGTTGGAGCAAAACAGAGAAGTATAAATTGGACTTACCTGTCAAAAACTGATACAAGACATAAGACACATAAAGCGAAGAACATCCCGACATATATGTCACTATAATAAGCGTAGTGAATTAAAAAACTAGTATCTTGTTGGTTAAAATTGCAAATTATATATAACCAATGTCCTAAGCCTAATCCCCCAAGAAGACCGTGACATAACGTAGAAAAACGTAACCaccatttttgaaaacaaatagaGATTTCTAATGGATAAACTGCGcacctaaaataaaaatacttgtagatatgaaaaataattttcataatttcattatatttacttttttccaaaattgtcgTCCACGTTGTCTATCGATAGTTGTCTGTGCAATAAAGCGCTTTTAGATCTAGGGGTTACTtcaaatttggttttcttctgtatatacAGTTTATCAGATTTCCTGGGGctctttttcattttatccgGTTTTGAATTAAATTCAGGAGTAGTTTCGAAAACGTCATCCTGAAGTTCTTCTAAGGCGACTGCGATATCGTTCCGAAGATCGTAATCTTCTTCTCTCTTTTTATGTTTCCctaaaaatgttatgaaaacACCAAAGGTTTGATTGCATATTTATTGTGATGTATTAACTTTTAATTTCTATGCAAGTATCTCTAGAAAGTATCATGTTAAAAAGGAATGAGTATTTCTAATGTCAACGTGAAGACAAAAAAGCAATTTCACTATTACTAACAACGAGAAGGCCTTGTTGGGACTAATTGCCTGGGTAATCACTTCATAGTCCCCTTTCTCGGCTATAACAATACAAAACTAGAGAATCCTCAGAAGGTTGCTTGCTTTGTAGCAAAGCTTTTCTGTTAGTTCGTATTCAAGGATTTTCCTACGCTTGTCAGTTGCTTCACCATGACATTAGATATACTATTACCACATACTGACATATACCAGTTAGAACTATTACTTACTCTTAGTATTACTAGAATTTGCTGGAGATACAtctcttcttttctttttactctttttcttttctttaggAATCATCATTTCTCTGCTATCTCCCATTCCCATTTCAGACTCTATGTGTCTTTTCttctttgattttgatttttttagagAAGAAGTCATTATATCGTCAGGATCTCTTCCACTATGAGCGACTTGTAACGAATTGTACGCGTTCATTTCATCAGTGTCCATTTGGAGGtattcttttcgttttttataatgCTTTCTTTCTTCCGGACTGAGAAGTTCCAAATTTCctttattcaaaagaaattaatttcactCTCATTATTAATACAGATatggatacatttaaaaaacctTAATGTTATTTATTAAGACAACGTTCATAAAGCTTGTAAAGAGTACCAGAAAATATCTATTTCAAAATAGATCACCGAACGGATTCCTTAGATGGCCAACATTTCAGCAAAACGTGCTCTTTTTAGGACCTCCTTCACGCTGGAAACCAGCAAGAGTTCTGCAGGTGCCAAACACGCCGGATGCGTTTCAGCAACCGTTCTAAAACTTCCTCGTAACAAGGGGAGTTCACGGTTTGACTCACTTATCGACGGCCGACCAGACGTCGTTTTTTTTGTTGCTAAAATGTTTGAATTCAACATTTCATGCGATTCCATAGCCGCTTTTCTCTATTTGTAGCAGAATTTGATGTTCACTTGTAGCTCGGATTTTTCAATGACAGCCTCATCAAGGCTCCCTTCTAGGTTGCGCTCCTTAACATGTCTCTGGATCGTCATAAGCAAGCGCGTGTGCGTAGCTTAGCCGTTGAGATATTGGACCATCAGCGATCTTTTAGacacacctcgtatatcatTCTCTTGTTAAAAGTATCATAGGTAAgccaaattcaatatttgttataataatgaaaaaatacgaatttttacACAATAGAGACTGGATTCTTCGAAAGTAGAAGTCAATTTACCGAAAATTTATACTTTAAAGGTGACATGTACCAAAAACAGGTTTGTACATCTGTTATTAAAGATGTGAGAATTTTTTGTAAGTATgttattataattgaaagagtcccttattaattttatatactgTTCAATGTATCATCTGAGTATGGAGGGTCAAGGTAGAGAGAACTATTTTATATGAGATTTAGCTTAAAAAGTACTAAATGATAAATTGGCGCTAGTCCTACTACAGTGGCGCCTCTCTAATTTAATGACTTTGGATGGACAATTTCTGAAACACAGAGATTGTtttccttacctctaccctctaCATATCTAAGAAATATTTACCATTTgtgtcattaaaataaaaaaattactaattaattaaatttatgatacaatttgagtgattttcttagacaattgagaaaatttcacttggAAAGGAATTATACTTAactacttattatttttcattatggataagattataaaaaatttcttgattttgACACACTATGTTTTACCGTAGAAAAAAAAAGGGATGGAAAAATTTGATAGATGGCGGTAGCTACGTTGCTTGCATTTATGCTTGGAAACTTATTCTTAGCCTCTCATTTCCAATTATATTTAGTGAGTTTCTGATATAGgatttaatgtaaaaattaaaCCCGAAATAAATCACGACCATATCATAATAGCTTGTCAGAAATAGATAGTTTGTTGTAtagtgattaaaaaaatatattttgtttttcaaattgcTCAATTTAATTCAGAGATAAAGTTACACTACACAACAAAGTTTCTGAGTTTCCTTAAGACAaatcttttattcaaattaaaaaattatacggTAAAATTGCTAATCAAATTTTCTAGTAATgcttaataaatgttataaaatgtttcgtaattttttaaatctgaattgaataaattgttgtgCATAAAAACTTCCTATACATTTTTGTAAGATTACCAAAGAAATTTTTGTGTGAGCTTTAGAAGTACATTCAATTTTATATGTACCCTCAGAGACTTATATGTATCAACGAAACAAGGTTAGATTTAGcgcagaaaacaaaaaaaaaatgtttaacaaaagtATTTCAATGGATTAGCTGATCTGGCTAACATTTGGTTCGTTTTTAAACCATAAGTAGGTTCTCCTTAGAATTgcaatttatgtgaaatttgaaTGGCATTGAACCGATAAGGTTTCAATgacgagatcttgcatgaatcGATCATCTGAGCTTCTTCTCTAAATGTTTTCGAAACAAGATATCTTGTGTTATGTATTGCAATAGATATTGCTTGGCGTTACGTTCGGTGGTCttaacaaaatagaaataaaacaaaaaaaggttcCTTGAAGATATGTCAAATAAATTTGGAACAAATCTATAAATGTTACTAATAATCTACATCCATCCCTCACCTGGAAAGGTAAAAATATACCGAAATGTACGGAATACTTAGAAAGTCATAACACACAAATAGGGTGAATACAGCTCTGACCAGTACGTGAATACTTGACGTCTGACCTTTTAACCATATTGACACACCTTGAACTTCCAACCTTTCCAAGAActtataatttttctcaaataattttgaatgtaaaaaactaaaatgttaaataatacATACCAGACAATTCCTCTGGCATTTTTTCGTCTTCGTAAAAACTTAAactttgaggtctagaatcggTGAAATGAGAATGTCTATTTATATCCCTTTTCATTTCAGTTTCTATTAAGgataatattttcgaattaatttGACTTTCACCATCCACCGAGATCTCTCTGCTGGGAGTATGCAAACTTATGTTTTCATTGTTGTCTTCATATTTTGTGTACGTCCTATTTGATTCGGGTTCGGAATTTTGATAATCATCACTATTATTAGTAGAAATAACTGTTTTATGTACTTGCGCTACGATCTGCTCCTTCATTTCTTCTTTGTGTTTACGATTCTTAGCTATAGGAGACAGATTACCATTCATTTTCCACAAATGACGTTTTGTTATATCGATTATACCTGCTCAgactgtttttgtttgtattttcagCGCGATCCAACATACCAACTAGTCCATGTTTTTCGACCACTCCGGTAAACACacattgtatttttaatatattctaatttatttaacacAGAAGATGAAGGGTTGTTAATCGTCTCGGAGCTTTTATTAGACGTGAAGACGGGGCGCATTATGTGGGGGTGTAGGGCATTCAACTGGTGTAGGCGATTGCGCATGACTGAACTAGATTTCAAATGCGTGGAAATCTTGTATGTTTTCATGACTACATATATACAGGATATAGTTGTAAGGTTGTAGAAACTAGTAGTCAGAAAATAACGTGCTACACAGAAGATGGTAAGCCAACGTGATtaagaaattatacaaaataaatttaaaattgaaattgagtCTGACACTTAGACAATGTTTCACCTTTCCAATGTTACTGTACCAGTTAAAGGTTAGACAATCTCTGAGGATGCTTTTGGAAGTGGATATATCAGAAGGTAATTTAAGTTATTTACATGGACAGAATTTTCAAGTGGGTTACTTTGAAGTAActaagataagaaaaaaaagtagaacCCCTGAAACTGAAGTATTCTATCACATTCTACGAAATTAGGAAAAAGTACCCAATCTCAGTATTCAAgttaaaatttacgaaaaaagaCGTCTAGGCAGGAAGTTTTATGGTCGGATAATCATCAGCTCATCTAATTCTATTGgcagttatttatatataaattggaaaaatcgttGCACGTTTTTATTTCTGAGCGAATTTAAATCACAAGAAAAGAAAATGCGTCCAATATTTTTAGAACAGGTTGTGTACATTTGAGTTAGAAACTtcatgtttcatatttttagaaacGAATCATGCCACCTGGGCTATCGTAACATTGGTACTACATCTTAATGTTAAGGGTACCAATTATTTGGGTAAAGACTTTTCGACTGAAATCTGTATTAGTGGAGTAATTGGTGTTGTTTCTTTAAAGAAGCCGACTGTAATAGCCCGCAAGACAGGTTTACTATTCAAAATTATGCAGGACAAATACGTATGATTTACGTAACACTAGATGCTCTTGTCAACACGAATCAAAACCGCCTTGAATTTTCTGATATAATCTTTGGCTGAGATTAACTTTAAAAATTcagtttgtttttcttctttatttctgGTTTTTGTTAACTGAGTATAATGAGCAACAATATAACGCATTTTTTTGTTACACCAAAgtcatttttaacataaatatcTTTACCTACCACTGTTtgttctataataatatttggcAATGGCCTACATTTCATTTTTCATCTCCACTCTTTGTGTTAAAGTTAAATTCCATTTTATacaaagagagagagagagagagagagagggagagagagagagggagagagagagagaaatgctttattgtcaaaaaattattacaatttatagataaaagcttgtaaaaactgagaAACAATCATAAAAACTAAtgattaaaaatacaaataaaataaaagtcgtttacagagtagaaagcactttccagtaaataatCCAtgaaattattgcggaatgcgggtaAAGATGATATccatttgatttcaattggaaagtgattgtgcatttttttgcattgtaaaatattgagcccttaactaattttgaacgtggagtaggtaggtaaaggtcgtgcccCGCGTTACTTTTTTAAATTGGAGACATCAAGgcagaaaaatcaataaattatgaaaatgtcCATAAGGCGCACGAAATTAACGCAATGATGTGACAAAAATTCTTGAACGTATATTACCAAATAAACAACTATTAGTCGTAATATCACAACATAATTgcgaattttgataataataccAGTTATAGCACGTGCGGTCTATTTTGGCTGTAATATCACGATCTAATTAAAGAGTTTCAGATAGACAAGCtagtaatacttttttcacgagtaggacggtttgaCTTCACGAGTGCGGCAATTCCAacgagtgaaaaaaatttactttattcaagagtttcatacaaaatttttcctACGTccgtagatttaaaaaaattcgacaaagcttttaccaatttttattttgtaatatgatattaaaaggacaactgtgagcattattaatttaaagTGGAGatgaagttacattactattggtacttgaattagcaacatttaacgagtttaAGGAAATGACATCGTATATAATggattagtacttattggattgttggtaggatcttgaacatttaaaatgttgcttgaagtggaactagttgttcccgttaaaTTCCGCGTTCCCGCGAATCtgaatattaaagcaacctgaaagatgttacaaataatatctaagcttgcattaaaattttttggtgtttgccttatgcatgagataatgatcgtctgtagcttgcaacagaaacttattaatttcttcacgggcaaatgttttagattctttgggtctatagccaactaatttatttttcaaatatgcaatgagctTCGAGTATTTAGTGATTTCCACGTTGTTATTTACCATTAAGGCGcttttcagttttgaataagtcgaccaaagtgttgaagactaccacattttggatttaggtTAAAAGTAAACaagtaacactctttctgtgaagctgtttatgccttttttattacgccactccataaaagaattatatttctttaaatactgttccctggatttctcagtGAAAGTGTGCAGtataaactttcttcactattactctccatcactaataatggGTAATAttacactccttttaattaggcacaaaacggattttcttgaacgaatatcaagaattAAAAGTGCGAGAGTTTATCGGAGAAATGAATTGATATGACAAAGAAAGCGTTCATagcccactattttgataaaacaattttataattgcgtttaAAAATGATACGTCACGGCGCTTTTTAAacgcaaaagcgtgaaaaaatgaaccacTATCGTATTTTTTCAcacgctttttgaccgattcagaaattacattctttatgaatgcaaatgaatgaaaaaataacgtgaatattataacggacgtagaaaatgtatcacaaaaaatatgttCTGTGGTCATACAAAcgaatgaaacaattttttacatcatCGCTGGTTTAATTTTCATACTAATAAATCAGAGCATCCGTGGCAAATGAAAATGCTTTGTAAGTAGATAATTTGtgtatgtttttaaaattatactgAATTCAGCCAAGTACTAAGTACAAGTTATGGAGGATAGGTAAGGAGAACAATCtgtgtatatgaaaaatttccGTCGAAATGTGCTAAATAAGGGCGGTGAGGGCGGTGCCATATGAGCATCAGAGTGAACTCTgctataatttatttaactcgGCATACTTCGATTCGTCTACAATTGTTACATTCATACTAAAATCTTTGTGACACCACCGCCTGGAAGGTATTTGACCTGTTATTTATCTTATACAGGTGGAtactttttaaacttttctcCCCACACCTTACATATAAGCTACATAGTACAACAATTAGTTGTGTCGTGTTGTATGAatgatattgaattattgaa is from Diorhabda sublineata isolate icDioSubl1.1 chromosome 1, icDioSubl1.1, whole genome shotgun sequence and encodes:
- the LOC130443779 gene encoding uncharacterized protein LOC130443779, whose amino-acid sequence is MNGNLSPIAKNRKHKEEMKEQIVAQVHKTVISTNNSDDYQNSEPESNRTYTKYEDNNENISLHTPSREISVDGESQINSKILSLIETEMKRDINRHSHFTDSRPQSLSFYEDEKMPEELSGNLELLSPEERKHYKKRKEYLQMDTDEMNAYNSLQVAHSGRDPDDIMTSSLKKSKSKKKRHIESEMGMGDSREMMIPKEKKKSKKKRRDVSPANSSNTKRKHKKREEDYDLRNDIAVALEELQDDVFETTPEFNSKPDKMKKSPRKSDKLYIQKKTKFEVTPRSKSALLHRQLSIDNVDDNFGKKCAVYPLEISICFQKWWLRFSTLCHGLLGGLGLGHWLYIICNFNQQDTSFLIHYAYYSDIYVGMFFALCVLCLVSVFDRIDTAHFEKNCLKECWNQKRISVIVLLYSVCLIIHLATFKFDNQFATLAYQTFNETLVNNITKSDVSTWNHLSLWRSLLAFTAWILVGLGPTNDLLYQHLKNLETYLPTK